A stretch of Phoenix dactylifera cultivar Barhee BC4 chromosome 16, palm_55x_up_171113_PBpolish2nd_filt_p, whole genome shotgun sequence DNA encodes these proteins:
- the LOC120104082 gene encoding uncharacterized protein LOC120104082 isoform X3 has protein sequence MGREREREGGMREEVISSGTVDPFALARSSSPPPTPAASSAGASSAAAPTNMPSIDWHGSAHGSKAGSLSCFGPQPIRTSLSTNAGGSSLGSSLPSCRPWERGDLLRRLATFKPSNWFAKPKAASSLACARRGWMNTDMDRIECESCGAQLKFNVLASWTTSEVDHAGEVFAEQLDAGHKVTCPWRGNCCADSLVQFPPTPPSALIGGYKDRYDGLLQFHSLPVIASSAVETMRLTRSSQTDRLLSQAHTFFSGELGCKADSTPGLEIPRDDSFWSHSHKLISLCGWEPRWLPNVQDCEENSAHSARNACSVDPTEDEFHHSHFPQLSKNAFLVSVKKDAGKKLKTAKESRCSMRSPLLDCSLCGATVRIWDFHTVPRPTCFGPNADTPDVGKKKSSTRGVSAASAINGWVAAEEMEKEQIEGCDEAATTDEGKSLSNAGVDLNLMMSGGLPSIQSGMPATSRHFDDGGMGRDLMIGQPTGSEVGDHAVSHESWGPSTRKRCLEEGGSTVDRPQDRIQQVDSVEGTVINHDGDEVGDGTQDSDGPHKRARGFDIFDTYHPSCRIDSSGAGPRHNLCFDIDIDVNKVYAFKEESDAAAGLPSTRDSAQASSVIAMDTIYHTPEEYSMESVENYPGDLDAVQFPSPSMQRNFDMKEALDLNYSNQAQQSTCIQPAAGSVAREMGGSSTNEGEEILNAETDTAYAKDRFSLGISGGSVGMGASHEAEIHGADVSVHRANSSVDDAEPIPEVTENLRQTGESARGPGLIDGYVPEETGRDDPHGDSQDMMSRSVGRADSGPKIYGSTKSDSVESGKKISHTLGQDSNANPSLSCNAIKHSNYEASKEEVTQTGKASATDDRTLLGSDYVPENGTGTANGENDYEAEAGEFDPIKHHSSYCPWVNRNVAAASSESDSGSSSSSTVALCGWQLTLDALDTFQSLGHVPNQTMQSESAASLYRDDHVTPSQKLLTHYSVSKSQGKH, from the exons atggggagggagagggagagagagggcggGATGAGAGAGGAGGTCATAAGCTCGGGGACGGTGGATCCCTTCGCGCTCGCCaggtcttcttctcctcctccgacaCCAGCCGCGAG TTCTGCTGGGGCATCCTCAGCTGCTGCTCCAACCAATATGCCCAGCATTGATTGGCATGGTAGTGCTCATGGTTCCAAAGCAGGTTCTTTGTCCTGTTTTGGTCCCCAACCCATTCGGACTTCTTTAAGCACAAATGCTGGTGGCTCTTCTCTGGGCTCCTCACTACCTTCATGCAGACCATGGGAACGAGGTGATCTACTTCGGCGTCTCGCCACATTTAAGCCTTCAAATTGGTTTGCAAAACCAAAG GCAGCCAGCTCGTTGGCTTGTGCTCGAAGAGGTTGGATGAACACTGATATGGACAGAATTGAATGTGAATCATGCGGTGCGCAACTCAAATTTAATGTATTAGCATCCTGGACAACTTCTGAAG TTGATCATGCTGGGGAAGTATTTGCAGAACAGCTTGATGCAGGCCACAAAGTTACTTGTCCTTGGAGAGGGAATTGCTGTGCTGACAGCTTGGTGCAGTTCCCTCCAACTCCTCCATCGGCACTTATTGGGGGTTATAAAGATCGGTATGATGGGCTTTTGCAATTTCACTCCCTTCCAGTAATAGCTTCATCTGCAGTTGAGACTATGAGGCTCACAAGGAGTAGTCAAACTGATCGCCTTCTGTCACAAGCACATACATTTTTTTCTGGGGAATTAGGCTGTAAAGCAGATAGCACACCAGGATTAGAAATCCCTCGAGATGATTCCTTTTGGAGCCATTCTCAT AAGCTTATAAGCCTGTGTGGATGGGAGCCTAGATGGCTTCCAAATGTTCAAGACTGTGAAGAGAATTCAGCTCATTCTGCTAGAAATGCATGCTCAGTTGACCCGACCGAAGATGAATTTCATCATTCTCACTTTCCCCAACTTAGTAAGAATGCATTCCTTGTCTCAGTAAAGAAAGATGCTGGAAAGAAGTTGAAGACTGCTAAAGAATCTAGGTGCAGCATGAGATCTCCATTACTAGATTGCAGCTTATGTGGGGCTACTGTCAGAATCTGGGATTTCCACACAGTGCCTCGTCCTACATGTTTTGGCCCCAATGCTGATACTCCTGATGTGGGCAAGAAAAAGTCATCGACACGTGGAGTTAGTGCAGCCAGTGCAATCAATGGATGGGTTGCTGCTGAGGAAATGGAGAAGGAGCAGATTGAGGGTtgtgatgaagcagcaacaactgatgagggaaaatcactatcAAATGCTGGCGTGGATTTGAACCTCATGATGTCTGGAGGATTACCATCTATTCAATCTGGCATGCCAGCAACATCACGACATTTTGATGATGGTGGAATGGGGAGAGATCTAATGATTGGCCAGCCTACTGGTAGTGAGGTTGGTGACCATGCAGTTTCGCATGAGTCATGGGGTCCAAGCACTAGGAAGCGTTGCCTGGAGGAAGGTGGAAGCACAGTTGACAGGCCACAGGACAGGATTCAGCAGGTTGACAGTGTTGAAGGGACTGTTATTAACCATGATGGTGATGAAGTTGGTGATGGTACACAGGATTCAGATGGCCCCCACAAACGTGCTCGTGGGTTTGATATCTTTGATACATACCATCCATCATGCAGGATAGATTCTTCTGGTGCTGGTCCTCGTCATAATTTATGCTTTGATATAGATATAGATGTCAATAAAGTTTATGCCTTTAAAGAAGAGAGTGATGCAGCTGCTGGCCTCCCATCCACAAGAGATTCTGCTCAGGCATCCTCTGTTATTGCAATGGATACAATTTATCATACCCCTGAGGAGTATTCTATGGAAAGTGTTGAGAATTATCCAGGAGATCTTGATGCTGTTCAATTTCCCTCTCCAAGCATGCAGAGGAACTTTGACATGAAAGAGGCATTGGATTTAAATTACAGCAATCAAGCACAGCAAAGCACTTGCATACAACCTGCTGCTGGAAGTGTTGCCAGAGAAATGGGAGGCAGCAGCACAAATGAGGGGGAAGAAATTTTAAATGCAGAAACGGACACAGCTTATGCTAAGGACAGATTTAGTTTAGGAATTAGTGGAGGGAGTGTTGGTATGGGTGCAAGTCATGAAGCTGAAATCCATGGAGCTGATGTTTCTGTGCATAGAGCAAATAGCTCCGTTGATGATGCAGAACCAATCCCTGAAGTCACTGAGAATCTGAGGCAGACTGGTGAATCAGCTCGAGGACCTGGACTAATAGATGGTTATGTCCCAGAAGAAACTGGTAGAGATGATCCTCACGGTGATAGTCAAGACATGATGTCTCGATCGGTAGGAAGAGCTGATAGTGGGCCAAAAATTTATGGTTCAACAAAATCTGATTCTGTTGAAAGTGGGAAGAAGATTAGCCATACCTTGGGTCAGGACAGCAATGCCAATCCTTCACTTTCTTGTAATGCAATAAAACATTCCAATTATGAAGCATCCAAAGAGGAGGTGACTCAGACTGGCAAGGCATCTGCCACTGATGATCGTACACTCCTGGGATCAGATTATGTTCCTGAAAATGGGACAG GAACAGCAAATGGAGAGAATGACTATGAAGCAGAAGCTGGAGAATTTGATCCAATTAAGCATCATAGCAGTTATTGTCCTTGGGTAAATCGAAATGTTGCAGCTGCTAGTTCTGAAAGCGACAGTGGTTCAAGTTCCAGCAGTACTGTAGCTCTTTGTGGTTGGCAGCTTACGCTGGATGCTTTAGATACTTTTCAATCCCTTGGGCATGTTCCTAATCAAACAATGCAGTCCGAGTCTGCAGCTTCTTTGTATAGG GATGATCATGTAACTCCTAGCCAGAAACTTTTGACACACTATTCTGTGAGTAAAAGCCAGGGAAAACACTGA
- the LOC120104082 gene encoding uncharacterized protein LOC120104082 isoform X1, which translates to MGREREREGGMREEVISSGTVDPFALARSSSPPPTPAASSAGASSAAAPTNMPSIDWHGSAHGSKAGSLSCFGPQPIRTSLSTNAGGSSLGSSLPSCRPWERGDLLRRLATFKPSNWFAKPKAASSLACARRGWMNTDMDRIECESCGAQLKFNVLASWTTSEVDHAGEVFAEQLDAGHKVTCPWRGNCCADSLVQFPPTPPSALIGGYKDRYDGLLQFHSLPVIASSAVETMRLTRSSQTDRLLSQAHTFFSGELGCKADSTPGLEIPRDDSFWSHSHKLISLCGWEPRWLPNVQDCEENSAHSARNACSVDPTEDEFHHSHFPQLSKNAFLVSVKKDAGKKLKTAKESRCSMRSPLLDCSLCGATVRIWDFHTVPRPTCFGPNADTPDVGKKKSSTRGVSAASAINGWVAAEEMEKEQIEGCDEAATTDEGKSLSNAGVDLNLMMSGGLPSIQSGMPATSRHFDDGGMGRDLMIGQPTGSEVGDHAVSHESWGPSTRKRCLEEGGSTVDRPQDRIQQVDSVEGTVINHDGDEVGDGTQDSDGPHKRARGFDIFDTYHPSCRIDSSGAGPRHNLCFDIDIDVNKVYAFKEESDAAAGLPSTRDSAQASSVIAMDTIYHTPEEYSMESVENYPGDLDAVQFPSPSMQRNFDMKEALDLNYSNQAQQSTCIQPAAGSVAREMGGSSTNEGEEILNAETDTAYAKDRFSLGISGGSVGMGASHEAEIHGADVSVHRANSSVDDAEPIPEVTENLRQTGESARGPGLIDGYVPEETGRDDPHGDSQDMMSRSVGRADSGPKIYGSTKSDSVESGKKISHTLGQDSNANPSLSCNAIKHSNYEASKEEVTQTGKASATDDRTLLGSDYVPENGTGTANGENDYEAEAGEFDPIKHHSSYCPWVNRNVAAASSESDSGSSSSSTVALCGWQLTLDALDTFQSLGHVPNQTMQSESAASLYRLGCRRKEKQSMRFPIREERTTFVFRLCTMYSQ; encoded by the exons atggggagggagagggagagagagggcggGATGAGAGAGGAGGTCATAAGCTCGGGGACGGTGGATCCCTTCGCGCTCGCCaggtcttcttctcctcctccgacaCCAGCCGCGAG TTCTGCTGGGGCATCCTCAGCTGCTGCTCCAACCAATATGCCCAGCATTGATTGGCATGGTAGTGCTCATGGTTCCAAAGCAGGTTCTTTGTCCTGTTTTGGTCCCCAACCCATTCGGACTTCTTTAAGCACAAATGCTGGTGGCTCTTCTCTGGGCTCCTCACTACCTTCATGCAGACCATGGGAACGAGGTGATCTACTTCGGCGTCTCGCCACATTTAAGCCTTCAAATTGGTTTGCAAAACCAAAG GCAGCCAGCTCGTTGGCTTGTGCTCGAAGAGGTTGGATGAACACTGATATGGACAGAATTGAATGTGAATCATGCGGTGCGCAACTCAAATTTAATGTATTAGCATCCTGGACAACTTCTGAAG TTGATCATGCTGGGGAAGTATTTGCAGAACAGCTTGATGCAGGCCACAAAGTTACTTGTCCTTGGAGAGGGAATTGCTGTGCTGACAGCTTGGTGCAGTTCCCTCCAACTCCTCCATCGGCACTTATTGGGGGTTATAAAGATCGGTATGATGGGCTTTTGCAATTTCACTCCCTTCCAGTAATAGCTTCATCTGCAGTTGAGACTATGAGGCTCACAAGGAGTAGTCAAACTGATCGCCTTCTGTCACAAGCACATACATTTTTTTCTGGGGAATTAGGCTGTAAAGCAGATAGCACACCAGGATTAGAAATCCCTCGAGATGATTCCTTTTGGAGCCATTCTCAT AAGCTTATAAGCCTGTGTGGATGGGAGCCTAGATGGCTTCCAAATGTTCAAGACTGTGAAGAGAATTCAGCTCATTCTGCTAGAAATGCATGCTCAGTTGACCCGACCGAAGATGAATTTCATCATTCTCACTTTCCCCAACTTAGTAAGAATGCATTCCTTGTCTCAGTAAAGAAAGATGCTGGAAAGAAGTTGAAGACTGCTAAAGAATCTAGGTGCAGCATGAGATCTCCATTACTAGATTGCAGCTTATGTGGGGCTACTGTCAGAATCTGGGATTTCCACACAGTGCCTCGTCCTACATGTTTTGGCCCCAATGCTGATACTCCTGATGTGGGCAAGAAAAAGTCATCGACACGTGGAGTTAGTGCAGCCAGTGCAATCAATGGATGGGTTGCTGCTGAGGAAATGGAGAAGGAGCAGATTGAGGGTtgtgatgaagcagcaacaactgatgagggaaaatcactatcAAATGCTGGCGTGGATTTGAACCTCATGATGTCTGGAGGATTACCATCTATTCAATCTGGCATGCCAGCAACATCACGACATTTTGATGATGGTGGAATGGGGAGAGATCTAATGATTGGCCAGCCTACTGGTAGTGAGGTTGGTGACCATGCAGTTTCGCATGAGTCATGGGGTCCAAGCACTAGGAAGCGTTGCCTGGAGGAAGGTGGAAGCACAGTTGACAGGCCACAGGACAGGATTCAGCAGGTTGACAGTGTTGAAGGGACTGTTATTAACCATGATGGTGATGAAGTTGGTGATGGTACACAGGATTCAGATGGCCCCCACAAACGTGCTCGTGGGTTTGATATCTTTGATACATACCATCCATCATGCAGGATAGATTCTTCTGGTGCTGGTCCTCGTCATAATTTATGCTTTGATATAGATATAGATGTCAATAAAGTTTATGCCTTTAAAGAAGAGAGTGATGCAGCTGCTGGCCTCCCATCCACAAGAGATTCTGCTCAGGCATCCTCTGTTATTGCAATGGATACAATTTATCATACCCCTGAGGAGTATTCTATGGAAAGTGTTGAGAATTATCCAGGAGATCTTGATGCTGTTCAATTTCCCTCTCCAAGCATGCAGAGGAACTTTGACATGAAAGAGGCATTGGATTTAAATTACAGCAATCAAGCACAGCAAAGCACTTGCATACAACCTGCTGCTGGAAGTGTTGCCAGAGAAATGGGAGGCAGCAGCACAAATGAGGGGGAAGAAATTTTAAATGCAGAAACGGACACAGCTTATGCTAAGGACAGATTTAGTTTAGGAATTAGTGGAGGGAGTGTTGGTATGGGTGCAAGTCATGAAGCTGAAATCCATGGAGCTGATGTTTCTGTGCATAGAGCAAATAGCTCCGTTGATGATGCAGAACCAATCCCTGAAGTCACTGAGAATCTGAGGCAGACTGGTGAATCAGCTCGAGGACCTGGACTAATAGATGGTTATGTCCCAGAAGAAACTGGTAGAGATGATCCTCACGGTGATAGTCAAGACATGATGTCTCGATCGGTAGGAAGAGCTGATAGTGGGCCAAAAATTTATGGTTCAACAAAATCTGATTCTGTTGAAAGTGGGAAGAAGATTAGCCATACCTTGGGTCAGGACAGCAATGCCAATCCTTCACTTTCTTGTAATGCAATAAAACATTCCAATTATGAAGCATCCAAAGAGGAGGTGACTCAGACTGGCAAGGCATCTGCCACTGATGATCGTACACTCCTGGGATCAGATTATGTTCCTGAAAATGGGACAG GAACAGCAAATGGAGAGAATGACTATGAAGCAGAAGCTGGAGAATTTGATCCAATTAAGCATCATAGCAGTTATTGTCCTTGGGTAAATCGAAATGTTGCAGCTGCTAGTTCTGAAAGCGACAGTGGTTCAAGTTCCAGCAGTACTGTAGCTCTTTGTGGTTGGCAGCTTACGCTGGATGCTTTAGATACTTTTCAATCCCTTGGGCATGTTCCTAATCAAACAATGCAGTCCGAGTCTGCAGCTTCTTTGTATAGG CTGGGCTGCCGCAGGAAGGAGAAGCAGAGCATGCGATTTCCGATAAGGGAAGAACGCACCACGTTTGTTTTTAGACTGTGTACTATGTATTCTCAATAA
- the LOC120104082 gene encoding uncharacterized protein LOC120104082 isoform X4, producing MGREREREGGMREEVISSGTVDPFALARSSSPPPTPAASSAGASSAAAPTNMPSIDWHGSAHGSKAGSLSCFGPQPIRTSLSTNAGGSSLGSSLPSCRPWERGDLLRRLATFKPSNWFAKPKAASSLACARRGWMNTDMDRIECESCGAQLKFNVLASWTTSEVDHAGEVFAEQLDAGHKVTCPWRGNCCADSLVQFPPTPPSALIGGYKDRYDGLLQFHSLPVIASSAVETMRLTRSSQTDRLLSQAHTFFSGELGCKADSTPGLEIPRDDSFWSHSHKLISLCGWEPRWLPNVQDCEENSAHSARNACSVDPTEDEFHHSHFPQLSKNAFLVSVKKDAGKKLKTAKESRCSMRSPLLDCSLCGATVRIWDFHTVPRPTCFGPNADTPDVGKKKSSTRGVSAASAINGWVAAEEMEKEQIEGCDEAATTDEGKSLSNAGVDLNLMMSGGLPSIQSGMPATSRHFDDGGMGRDLMIGQPTGSEVGDHAVSHESWGPSTRKRCLEEGGSTVDRPQDRIQQVDSVEGTVINHDGDEVGDGTQDSDGPHKRARGFDIFDTYHPSCRIDSSGAGPRHNLCFDIDIDVNKVYAFKEESDAAAGLPSTRDSAQASSVIAMDTIYHTPEEYSMESVENYPGDLDAVQFPSPSMQRNFDMKEALDLNYSNQAQQSTCIQPAAGSVAREMGGSSTNEGEEILNAETDTAYAKDRFSLGISGGSVGMGASHEAEIHGADVSVHRANSSVDDAEPIPEVTENLRQTGESARGPGLIDGYVPEETGRDDPHGDSQDMMSRSVGRADSGPKIYGSTKSDSVESGKKISHTLGQDSNANPSLSCNAIKHSNYEASKEEVTQTGKASATDDRTLLGSDYVPENGTGTANGENDYEAEAGEFDPIKHHSSYCPWVNRNVAAASSESDSGSSSSSTVALCGWQLTLDALDTFQSLGHVPNQTMQSESAASLYRVSWAAAGRRSRACDFR from the exons atggggagggagagggagagagagggcggGATGAGAGAGGAGGTCATAAGCTCGGGGACGGTGGATCCCTTCGCGCTCGCCaggtcttcttctcctcctccgacaCCAGCCGCGAG TTCTGCTGGGGCATCCTCAGCTGCTGCTCCAACCAATATGCCCAGCATTGATTGGCATGGTAGTGCTCATGGTTCCAAAGCAGGTTCTTTGTCCTGTTTTGGTCCCCAACCCATTCGGACTTCTTTAAGCACAAATGCTGGTGGCTCTTCTCTGGGCTCCTCACTACCTTCATGCAGACCATGGGAACGAGGTGATCTACTTCGGCGTCTCGCCACATTTAAGCCTTCAAATTGGTTTGCAAAACCAAAG GCAGCCAGCTCGTTGGCTTGTGCTCGAAGAGGTTGGATGAACACTGATATGGACAGAATTGAATGTGAATCATGCGGTGCGCAACTCAAATTTAATGTATTAGCATCCTGGACAACTTCTGAAG TTGATCATGCTGGGGAAGTATTTGCAGAACAGCTTGATGCAGGCCACAAAGTTACTTGTCCTTGGAGAGGGAATTGCTGTGCTGACAGCTTGGTGCAGTTCCCTCCAACTCCTCCATCGGCACTTATTGGGGGTTATAAAGATCGGTATGATGGGCTTTTGCAATTTCACTCCCTTCCAGTAATAGCTTCATCTGCAGTTGAGACTATGAGGCTCACAAGGAGTAGTCAAACTGATCGCCTTCTGTCACAAGCACATACATTTTTTTCTGGGGAATTAGGCTGTAAAGCAGATAGCACACCAGGATTAGAAATCCCTCGAGATGATTCCTTTTGGAGCCATTCTCAT AAGCTTATAAGCCTGTGTGGATGGGAGCCTAGATGGCTTCCAAATGTTCAAGACTGTGAAGAGAATTCAGCTCATTCTGCTAGAAATGCATGCTCAGTTGACCCGACCGAAGATGAATTTCATCATTCTCACTTTCCCCAACTTAGTAAGAATGCATTCCTTGTCTCAGTAAAGAAAGATGCTGGAAAGAAGTTGAAGACTGCTAAAGAATCTAGGTGCAGCATGAGATCTCCATTACTAGATTGCAGCTTATGTGGGGCTACTGTCAGAATCTGGGATTTCCACACAGTGCCTCGTCCTACATGTTTTGGCCCCAATGCTGATACTCCTGATGTGGGCAAGAAAAAGTCATCGACACGTGGAGTTAGTGCAGCCAGTGCAATCAATGGATGGGTTGCTGCTGAGGAAATGGAGAAGGAGCAGATTGAGGGTtgtgatgaagcagcaacaactgatgagggaaaatcactatcAAATGCTGGCGTGGATTTGAACCTCATGATGTCTGGAGGATTACCATCTATTCAATCTGGCATGCCAGCAACATCACGACATTTTGATGATGGTGGAATGGGGAGAGATCTAATGATTGGCCAGCCTACTGGTAGTGAGGTTGGTGACCATGCAGTTTCGCATGAGTCATGGGGTCCAAGCACTAGGAAGCGTTGCCTGGAGGAAGGTGGAAGCACAGTTGACAGGCCACAGGACAGGATTCAGCAGGTTGACAGTGTTGAAGGGACTGTTATTAACCATGATGGTGATGAAGTTGGTGATGGTACACAGGATTCAGATGGCCCCCACAAACGTGCTCGTGGGTTTGATATCTTTGATACATACCATCCATCATGCAGGATAGATTCTTCTGGTGCTGGTCCTCGTCATAATTTATGCTTTGATATAGATATAGATGTCAATAAAGTTTATGCCTTTAAAGAAGAGAGTGATGCAGCTGCTGGCCTCCCATCCACAAGAGATTCTGCTCAGGCATCCTCTGTTATTGCAATGGATACAATTTATCATACCCCTGAGGAGTATTCTATGGAAAGTGTTGAGAATTATCCAGGAGATCTTGATGCTGTTCAATTTCCCTCTCCAAGCATGCAGAGGAACTTTGACATGAAAGAGGCATTGGATTTAAATTACAGCAATCAAGCACAGCAAAGCACTTGCATACAACCTGCTGCTGGAAGTGTTGCCAGAGAAATGGGAGGCAGCAGCACAAATGAGGGGGAAGAAATTTTAAATGCAGAAACGGACACAGCTTATGCTAAGGACAGATTTAGTTTAGGAATTAGTGGAGGGAGTGTTGGTATGGGTGCAAGTCATGAAGCTGAAATCCATGGAGCTGATGTTTCTGTGCATAGAGCAAATAGCTCCGTTGATGATGCAGAACCAATCCCTGAAGTCACTGAGAATCTGAGGCAGACTGGTGAATCAGCTCGAGGACCTGGACTAATAGATGGTTATGTCCCAGAAGAAACTGGTAGAGATGATCCTCACGGTGATAGTCAAGACATGATGTCTCGATCGGTAGGAAGAGCTGATAGTGGGCCAAAAATTTATGGTTCAACAAAATCTGATTCTGTTGAAAGTGGGAAGAAGATTAGCCATACCTTGGGTCAGGACAGCAATGCCAATCCTTCACTTTCTTGTAATGCAATAAAACATTCCAATTATGAAGCATCCAAAGAGGAGGTGACTCAGACTGGCAAGGCATCTGCCACTGATGATCGTACACTCCTGGGATCAGATTATGTTCCTGAAAATGGGACAG GAACAGCAAATGGAGAGAATGACTATGAAGCAGAAGCTGGAGAATTTGATCCAATTAAGCATCATAGCAGTTATTGTCCTTGGGTAAATCGAAATGTTGCAGCTGCTAGTTCTGAAAGCGACAGTGGTTCAAGTTCCAGCAGTACTGTAGCTCTTTGTGGTTGGCAGCTTACGCTGGATGCTTTAGATACTTTTCAATCCCTTGGGCATGTTCCTAATCAAACAATGCAGTCCGAGTCTGCAGCTTCTTTGTATAGG GTCAGCTGGGCTGCCGCAGGAAGGAGAAGCAGAGCATGCGATTTCCGATAA